In Montipora foliosa isolate CH-2021 chromosome 13, ASM3666993v2, whole genome shotgun sequence, one DNA window encodes the following:
- the LOC137981831 gene encoding adenosine receptor A2b-like translates to MEPNTTDLCLNCVPDDCIFGLNTMATVIFIILCLVCGVLAIAGNLALLVALSRTTTFQSRANYVFVISLAVADFFVGLTMSPLYISYALAFDLPWLIKLEGFLWIVSVTATTYSLSAVSLDRLISVVFPLRYPQVMTDKRCKVIITLIWIGAVIFGIPRLILDDFTKLEKLWISCSVATVAIPLLVMSLSYGKIFSVVQKANRSIADHSTQSSVAVLLGNRKAVQTIGIIVGLFILTFTPTVVVYFMLLFEEDPCKELELNDVWLWVALVSFSHSSFNPWVYGLRYRELRNAIRDLFLNHPTLEAVITYLQTLY, encoded by the coding sequence ATGGAACCGAATACAACTGACTTATGCCTAAACTGCGTGCCAGACGACTGTATTTTTGGGCTTAATACAATGGCaacagttatttttattattttgtgtcTCGTGTGTGGTGTCCTCGCGATTGCAGGAAACCTCGCCCTTCTTGTTGCTCTAAGCAGAACGACAACCTTCCAAAGTCGCGCCAACTACGTTTTTGTTATTTCGCTAGCGGTCGCTGACTTCTTCGTCGGTTTAACAATGAGTCCGTTATACATAAGCTACGCGCTTGCATTTGATCTCCCCTGGCTGATCAAACTGGAAGGATTTCTGTGGATTGTTAGTGTAACAGCGACAACATATAGCCTGAGCGCTGTGAGTCTGGACAGATTGATATCGGTTGTGTTTCCTCTGCGTTACCCTCAAGTTATGACCGATAAACGCTGCAAAGTTATCATTACTTTAATATGGATAGGAGCGGTCATCTTTGGAATTCCAAGGCTTATTTTAGATGACTTTACCAAACTTGAAAAGCTATGGATCTCTTGTTCTGTAGCTACAGTGGCCATTCCACTACTGGTCATGTCTCTTAGctatggaaaaatattttcagttGTTCAGAAAGCTAATCGATCCATTGCTGATCACAGCACTCAATCTTCGGTtgcagtgttgctgggaaacaGAAAGGCGGTACAAACTATAGGAATAATAGTTGGCTTATTTATTCTAACTTTCACTCCCACAGTTGTGGTATATTTTATGCTTTTATTTGAGGAAGATCCCTGCAAAGAACTGGAACTTAATGATGTTTGGCTATGGGTTGCTCTAGTGTCATTTTCGCATTCTTCATTTAACCCGTGGGTGTATGGACTTCGATATCGCGAATTGAGAAACGCAATAAGAGACTTGTTTCTAAATCACCCAACCCTTGAGGCCGTCATCACGTATTTGCAAACCCTTTATTGA
- the LOC137983977 gene encoding cholesterol oxidase-like gives MTTTTAPAWAKFPILATPNTSVKSKYDVVVVGSGYGGSIAASRCARAGQSVCVLERGKEWRPGDFSEEFAKVAKETQVTVGGLIDQVGKPNSLFEFFYTDDLTVAQGCGLGGTSLINANVGIKMEKAVFQDSEWPKAIRNDRKALFKEDRKHFYEMIKPLPYPDDYPHLFKFDRMEESVSEFADLEDLHKKKKEKEKKAQLLKRLDLYVTFEDKRKNHVGVPQPKCTACGNCVGGCNVGSKNTLNMNYLPDAKAHGAELFTEVEVLTVLRPAADSTVWEVTYKRTDDDSTDEEYKVQATFVILGAGAIGSTKVLLRSKASGLNVSNQLGKRFSTNGDVIASSFCGDNIVNAIGIPYETAPGVDHPPGPTITTVADFRRFTPGNFERHHVIQDFGIPVGLASPFIIGLAVKALFSGDEQYPDIEDVDKFYKAVKSEAGEKSLAFLGMSHDDAKGVISFDNGIFDITWNKVGCESNFFEVNKRMKTMTDALGGTFIPNPKWAKGQKRSVITGHPLGGCSMGESGKTAVVNHAGQVFDGNTNNLHEGLLVVDGSIVPRPLGVNPSLTIAMLAERCIRLLAERQGWTIDYDTFTPLDY, from the exons ATGACTACCACTACTGCG CCAGCTTGGGCAAAGTTTCCAATTCTAGCAACGCCAAACACATCAGTCAAGTCTAAATATGACGTAGTGGTCGTGGGATCTGGGTACGGTGGCTCTATTGCAGCAAGCCGCTGTGCAAGGGCGGGTCAGTCCGTGTGTGTATTAGAAAGAGGCAAGGAATGGCGACCTGGCGACTTTTCCGAGGAGTTCGCCAAAGTTGCAAAAGAAACCCAAGTGACGGTTGGTGGACTTATAGATCAAGTTG GAAAGCCAAACAGTCTTTTCGAGTTTTTCTACACTGATGACTTGACTGTTGCTCAAGGGTGCGGTCTGGGAGGAACCTCTCTCATCAACGCCAACGTGGGAATCAAAATGGAAAAAGCAGTATTTCAAGACTCGGAATGGCCAAAAGCAATACGAAATGATAGGAAGGCGCTGTTTAAGGAGGATCGCAAACATTTTTATGAAATGATAAAGCCTCTACCCTATCCAGATGACTACCCTCACTTGTTCAAGTTTGACCGGATGGAGGAAAGTGTTTCAGAATTTGCCGACCTCGAAGACCTGcataaaaaaaagaaggaaaaggaaaaaaaggcccAGCTCCTGAAAAGGCTAGATCTGTACGTGACGTTCGAAGACAAGAGAAAAAACCACGTGGGAGTCCCTCAGCCAAAATGCACGGCCTGTGGAAATTGTGTCGGAGGTTGCAACGTTGGCTCGAAAAACACGCTCAATATGAATTACCTGCCTGACGCAAAAGCCCATGGAGCCGAGTTATTCACCGAG GTAGAGGTACTAACAGTGCTAAGGCCTGCCGCCGACTCTACTGTGTGGGAAGTCACCTACAAACGAACCGACGACGACAGCACTGACGAGGAATATAAAGTACAAGCCACTTTTGTCATTCTTGGTGCCGGTGCTATAGGTTCTACAAAAGTACTTTTGCGCTCTAAGGCAAGTGGGCTCAATGTATCCAATCAGCTCGGAAAGCGGTTTTCCACCAATGGCGATGTGATAGCGTCGAGTTTCTGTGGCGATAATATCGTAAACGCAATCGGCATTCCTTATGAGACCGCCCCAGGGGTCGATCATCCACCGGGTCCAACAATTACCACCGTAGCAGATTTTCGTCGCTTCACCCCTGGAAATTTTGAGAGGCACCATGTTATCCAAGATTTTGGAATCCCTGTCGGCTTGGCGTCTCCTTTCATCATTGGGTTGGCTGTAAAGGCACTGTTTTCTGGCGATGAACAGTATCCTGATATCGAGGACGTCGACAAATTTtacaag GCAGTTAAGTCCGAGGCGGGCGAGAAATCTCTGGCTTTCCTTGGTATGAGTCATGATGATGCAAAGGGCGTCATTTCCTTTGACAATGGCATTTTTGATATCACCTGGAATAAAGTGGGGTGCGAAAGCAATTTCTTCGAAGTAAACAAAAGGATGAAAACAATGACTGATGCTCTGGGAGGCACGTTTATACCCAATCCAAAGTGGGCCAAAGGTCAGAAGCGAAGTGTTATCACAGGACATCCTCTTGGCGGATGCTCCATGGGAGAGTCGGGAAAAACAGCTGTGGTGAATCACGCCGGGCAAGTTTTTGATG GAAATACTAATAACCTCCATGAGGGTCTGTTGGTTGTTGACGGATCCATTGTCCCCAGACCTCTGGGTGTTAATCCCTCACTGACGATAGCGATGCTGGCGGAGCGCTGTATTCGGCTTCTTGCCGAAAGACAGGGTTGGACCATCGACTACGACACCTTCACTCCATTAG ATTACTGA